In one Bacillota bacterium genomic region, the following are encoded:
- a CDS encoding type IV toxin-antitoxin system AbiEi family antitoxin domain-containing protein, whose product MGKFAVLDCILEQNNGFLKSCEAVAAGISRPYFREYVRRRGLKRVAHGLYMSQDTWEDGMYVIQTRYPQAVFSHETALYLLNLAEREPFRYSITLKAGTNASGLTSQGVKVYKIRESLFYEGIAEAKSPAGQALRVYNPERTICDLIRSRRQIEIQDIQSAFREYVQRKNKNIPLLMRYANALSVEKTVRQYLQVLLP is encoded by the coding sequence GTGGGTAAGTTTGCAGTACTTGATTGTATTTTAGAGCAGAATAATGGCTTTCTTAAATCGTGCGAAGCCGTAGCCGCTGGAATCTCTAGGCCTTATTTTCGTGAATATGTGCGAAGGCGTGGACTCAAACGGGTCGCCCATGGCCTCTATATGTCTCAGGATACTTGGGAAGACGGGATGTACGTCATTCAAACGCGATACCCTCAAGCTGTGTTCTCCCATGAGACTGCGCTGTACCTCTTAAACCTTGCTGAGCGGGAACCATTTAGGTACTCCATCACCCTTAAGGCTGGGACAAACGCAAGTGGGCTCACAAGCCAGGGGGTAAAGGTATATAAAATCAGAGAAAGCCTTTTCTATGAGGGTATTGCTGAAGCGAAGTCTCCCGCTGGGCAGGCGCTGAGGGTTTATAACCCGGAACGTACAATCTGTGACCTGATCCGGAGCAGAAGGCAAATTGAAATTCAGGACATTCAAAGCGCATTTCGGGAGTATGTGCAACGAAAAAACAAGAACATACCTTTGTTAATGCGTTATGCCAACGCACTATCGGTTGAAAAAACGGTCAGGCAATACCTGCAGGTGTTGCTCCCATGA
- a CDS encoding nucleotidyl transferase AbiEii/AbiGii toxin family protein, giving the protein MIQTSRQLKALVRNLSKGDSARAQIILRHYAMERFLERIALSKHSNNLILKGGTLVAAMVGLDNRSTMDLDATLKNTALTVESARRIIDEIVSIQIEDGIKFEVMSVAPIMADADYLGVRAILDSTLETMHIPLKIDLSTGDVITPREITYSFKLLFEDRSFSILAYNLETVLAEKLETLLSRGTANTRMRDFYDIYVLSLTQQHNIDSAVLRNAFNNTTKRRGSMAAVEDAESILHEIQSSAEMVVLWKNYQRKFEYATDVTWNELMMAVRQLCHLVMS; this is encoded by the coding sequence ATGATACAGACTTCGCGCCAGCTCAAGGCGTTGGTACGCAATCTGTCAAAGGGGGACAGTGCAAGAGCACAGATTATCCTTCGCCACTATGCCATGGAGCGATTCCTTGAGCGTATCGCCCTGTCTAAGCATAGTAACAATTTGATTCTGAAGGGCGGTACCCTTGTGGCAGCTATGGTTGGACTTGATAACCGCTCTACAATGGACCTTGATGCGACTCTAAAGAATACTGCCTTAACTGTTGAAAGCGCGCGCAGGATAATCGACGAGATTGTGTCTATTCAGATTGAGGACGGGATTAAATTTGAGGTCATGAGCGTTGCACCGATCATGGCTGATGCCGACTATCTCGGCGTAAGAGCGATTCTCGACAGCACGCTTGAAACCATGCACATTCCTTTGAAGATTGACTTGTCGACGGGTGATGTAATTACTCCCCGGGAAATCACCTATTCGTTCAAACTACTGTTTGAGGATCGCTCGTTCTCAATACTTGCTTATAATTTGGAGACCGTTCTAGCCGAGAAGCTTGAAACGCTTTTGTCTCGGGGAACGGCCAATACCCGTATGAGGGATTTCTACGACATTTACGTACTTTCCTTGACCCAGCAACATAATATCGATTCCGCTGTATTGCGCAACGCCTTCAACAACACTACTAAGCGACGCGGTTCCATGGCAGCGGTAGAAGACGCAGAGTCCATACTGCATGAGATTCAGTCGAGTGCAGAAATGGTAGTATTGTGGAAGAACTACCAGCGCAAGTTTGAATATGCCACCGATGTAACTTGGAACGAACTAATGATGGCGGTTAGACAACTCTGTCATCTCGTAATGAGTTGA